In one Corallococcus sp. EGB genomic region, the following are encoded:
- a CDS encoding RsmB/NOP family class I SAM-dependent RNA methyltransferase, whose amino-acid sequence MATTRKPGPSRSGAPKSGGPRRPSRPGAPKRKDAGGRADKPKLSRAQHERARPNPNRPLREDLVLQACLEAYGGVRREGRLSDRALEFVLRRKTALYSTERRAVAERVYALLRRQRTVDFLLEKSHRKFDALDATRQDVMRLAASRILHGEDPAYVARTSGLTGPDVSVLDRLPDAAAELDALPEAKRFPIAASLPDFLADRFLAVFGKDAARAAEAMNERAPLIVRANTLKGDRAQLQERLAAEDVESTKPTALSPFGLVMETRLNLFSLQDFKDGGFEIQDEGSQLLGMLVDAPPTRVVDACAGAGGKTLQLAAQMKNRGDLHALDVDEGRMEDLRKRARRAGVHNVRTQLIPHEGPEADAALTPLKGQADRVLVDAPCSGTGTFRRKPDARYRLTPEDLEMHVGRQKALLARFAMLVKPGGRLIYGTCSVLREENEEVVEDFLSKHPDFSVRPVAEVLGAELGGKLGPGPYLRLAPHTHGTDGFFGAVLVKAK is encoded by the coding sequence ATGGCCACGACTCGCAAGCCTGGACCTTCCCGCAGTGGCGCCCCGAAGTCCGGCGGGCCCCGCCGCCCGTCCCGCCCTGGCGCTCCGAAGCGCAAGGACGCCGGTGGACGCGCCGACAAACCGAAGCTCAGCCGCGCCCAGCATGAACGCGCGCGCCCCAACCCGAACCGCCCCCTGCGCGAGGACCTGGTGCTCCAGGCCTGCCTGGAGGCCTACGGCGGCGTGCGCCGCGAGGGGCGCCTGTCCGACCGCGCCCTGGAGTTCGTGCTGCGCCGCAAGACAGCCCTGTACTCCACCGAGCGTCGCGCCGTGGCCGAGCGCGTCTACGCCCTGCTGCGCCGACAGCGCACCGTGGACTTCCTCCTGGAGAAGTCCCACCGGAAGTTCGACGCGCTGGACGCCACCCGCCAGGACGTCATGCGGCTCGCCGCGTCCCGCATCCTCCACGGCGAGGACCCCGCCTACGTCGCGCGCACCAGCGGACTCACCGGCCCGGACGTGTCCGTGCTCGACCGGCTGCCGGACGCCGCCGCGGAGCTGGATGCCCTGCCGGAGGCGAAGCGCTTCCCCATCGCCGCGTCGCTGCCGGACTTCCTCGCGGACCGCTTCCTCGCCGTCTTCGGCAAGGACGCCGCGCGCGCCGCCGAGGCCATGAACGAGCGCGCCCCGCTCATCGTCCGCGCCAACACGCTCAAGGGCGACCGCGCCCAGCTCCAGGAGCGGCTGGCGGCGGAGGACGTGGAGTCCACCAAGCCCACGGCCCTGTCCCCCTTCGGCCTCGTCATGGAAACGCGGCTCAACCTCTTCTCCCTCCAGGACTTCAAGGACGGGGGGTTCGAGATCCAGGACGAGGGCAGCCAGTTGCTGGGCATGCTCGTGGACGCGCCGCCCACCCGCGTGGTGGACGCGTGCGCGGGCGCGGGCGGCAAGACGCTGCAGTTGGCCGCGCAGATGAAGAACCGCGGCGACCTGCACGCGCTGGACGTGGACGAAGGCCGCATGGAGGACCTGCGCAAGCGCGCGCGCCGCGCTGGCGTGCACAACGTGCGCACGCAGCTCATCCCCCATGAGGGCCCGGAGGCGGACGCCGCGCTCACGCCGCTCAAGGGCCAGGCGGACCGCGTGCTGGTGGACGCGCCGTGCAGCGGCACCGGCACCTTCCGCCGCAAGCCGGACGCGCGCTACCGCCTCACGCCGGAGGATTTGGAGATGCACGTGGGCCGGCAGAAGGCCCTGCTCGCGCGCTTCGCCATGCTGGTGAAGCCCGGCGGCCGGCTCATCTACGGCACGTGCAGCGTGCTGCGCGAGGAGAACGAAGAGGTGGTCGAGGACTTCCTGTCCAAGCACCCCGACTTCAGCGTGCGCCCCGTGGCGGAGGTGCTGGGCGCGGAGCTGGGCGGGAAGCTCGGCCCCGGCCCGTACCTGCGCCTGGCCCCGCACACCCACGGCACCGATGGCTTCTTCGGCGCCGTGCTCGTCAAGGCGAAGTAA
- a CDS encoding M61 family metallopeptidase, protein MSLAVHYRVAMPRPHAHLFEVEATFPAGPDVLDAVMPVWTPGSYLVREYARQVQDVTARGADGQPLPVRRVDKRTWRVDAKGQAVTLRYRVYANELSVRTSHLDGSHAYFNGATVFLYTEATRALPHHVTVDAPRDWRTFCALDQDAGTFVAPDYDTLVDSPFEVGPHTPLTFTAAGVPHEVVVWGDSVPDAERLCADMQRICEAQARMYEGLPLKRYLFLVYLTDKGRGGLEHQASTALLFPRTGLSTHRGWEDFLTLVAHEYFHLWNIKRVKPRALVPFDYAQENYTTLLWAFEGGTAYYDNLFVRRAGLMSPTRYLARLGETLSLLHSTPGRRVQTLTEASLVSWVKHYRPDEHSTNSAISYYLKGEVVCALLDLEVRRATNDAKCLDDVMRLLWQRHGDGSGVPEDGVEKAASEVAGVDLTPFFDRAVRSTEDLDYSVFAHVGLEVSFRVREAPNDKGGTPPRLKGEPKPKGWLGVTVRGSSTLSTVPEGTPALEAGLYPEDEVVALDGWRVDGPGLIARCEDKRPGDTVRVTLFRRDRLLEVPVVLGQKPADAAWLQRVERPTDAQKAAFQAWLGSPWDETPGPA, encoded by the coding sequence ATGTCGCTCGCCGTCCACTACCGCGTCGCCATGCCCCGTCCGCATGCGCACCTGTTCGAGGTGGAGGCGACCTTCCCCGCCGGTCCCGACGTGCTGGACGCGGTGATGCCGGTGTGGACGCCGGGCAGCTACCTGGTGCGCGAGTACGCCCGCCAGGTGCAGGACGTCACCGCGCGGGGGGCGGACGGCCAGCCCCTGCCGGTGCGCCGCGTGGACAAGCGCACCTGGCGCGTGGACGCGAAGGGGCAGGCCGTCACCCTGCGCTACCGCGTCTACGCGAACGAGCTGTCCGTGCGCACCAGCCACCTGGACGGCAGCCACGCCTACTTCAACGGCGCCACGGTGTTCCTCTACACGGAAGCCACGCGCGCCCTGCCCCACCACGTCACCGTGGACGCGCCGCGGGACTGGCGCACGTTCTGCGCGCTGGACCAGGACGCGGGCACCTTCGTCGCGCCGGACTACGACACGCTCGTGGACAGCCCCTTCGAGGTGGGCCCGCACACGCCGCTCACCTTCACCGCCGCGGGCGTGCCGCATGAGGTGGTGGTGTGGGGCGACAGCGTGCCGGACGCGGAGCGGCTGTGCGCGGACATGCAGCGCATCTGCGAGGCCCAGGCGCGCATGTACGAAGGGCTGCCGCTGAAGCGCTACCTGTTCCTCGTCTACCTCACCGACAAGGGCCGGGGCGGGCTGGAGCACCAGGCCTCCACCGCGCTGCTCTTCCCGCGCACGGGCCTTTCCACGCACCGGGGCTGGGAGGACTTCCTCACGCTGGTGGCGCACGAGTACTTCCACCTGTGGAACATCAAGCGGGTGAAGCCGCGCGCGCTGGTGCCGTTCGACTACGCGCAGGAGAACTACACCACGCTGCTGTGGGCCTTCGAGGGCGGCACCGCGTACTACGACAACCTCTTCGTGCGCCGCGCGGGGCTGATGTCTCCCACGCGCTACCTGGCCCGGCTGGGGGAGACGCTCAGCCTGCTGCACTCCACCCCGGGCCGCCGCGTGCAGACGCTCACGGAGGCGTCGCTCGTCAGCTGGGTGAAGCACTACCGCCCGGACGAGCACTCCACCAACAGCGCCATCTCCTACTACCTGAAGGGCGAGGTGGTGTGCGCGCTGCTGGACCTGGAGGTGCGCCGCGCCACCAACGACGCGAAGTGCCTGGATGACGTCATGCGGTTGCTGTGGCAACGCCATGGCGACGGCTCCGGCGTCCCGGAGGACGGCGTGGAGAAGGCCGCGAGCGAGGTCGCGGGCGTGGACCTGACGCCCTTCTTCGACCGGGCGGTGCGCTCCACGGAGGACCTGGACTACAGCGTGTTCGCGCACGTGGGGCTGGAGGTGTCCTTCCGCGTGCGGGAGGCCCCCAACGACAAGGGCGGCACGCCGCCGCGCCTCAAGGGCGAGCCCAAGCCCAAGGGCTGGCTGGGCGTCACCGTGCGCGGCTCCTCCACGCTCTCCACCGTGCCGGAGGGCACGCCCGCGCTGGAGGCCGGCCTGTACCCGGAGGACGAGGTGGTGGCGCTGGACGGCTGGCGCGTGGACGGCCCGGGGCTCATCGCCCGCTGCGAGGACAAGCGCCCCGGCGACACCGTGCGGGTGACGCTGTTCCGCCGCGACCGCCTGCTGGAGGTGCCGGTGGTGCTGGGCCAGAAGCCCGCGGACGCCGCGTGGCTGCAGCGCGTGGAGCGCCCCACGGACGCGCAGAAGGCCGCGTTCCAGGCGTGGCTGGGCTCCCCCTGGGATGAGACTCCCGGTCCGGCGTAG
- a CDS encoding carboxypeptidase-like regulatory domain-containing protein, which produces MGKRLKRLGCLGLLAGVLVTGCDEAPSANRHEDSCAEPLSLRVEVMSSDGAYVQGASVTATNMESNVSITGMTDDRGVTTAINETLAPSPIRVVATAGSHVTHAERVEWTCDGCHCTPVPGSLTLKLQD; this is translated from the coding sequence ATGGGAAAGCGGCTGAAGCGGTTGGGGTGTTTGGGGCTCCTCGCGGGCGTGCTGGTGACGGGCTGTGATGAAGCCCCCAGCGCGAACCGGCACGAGGACAGCTGCGCGGAGCCGCTGTCGCTGCGCGTGGAGGTGATGTCCTCGGACGGCGCGTACGTCCAGGGCGCGTCCGTGACAGCGACCAACATGGAGAGCAACGTCAGCATCACGGGCATGACGGATGACCGGGGCGTCACCACGGCCATCAACGAAACGCTCGCGCCCAGCCCCATCCGCGTGGTGGCCACCGCGGGCTCGCACGTGACGCACGCCGAGCGCGTGGAGTGGACGTGCGACGGCTGTCACTGTACGCCTGTTCCCGGCTCGCTGACGCTCAAGCTCCAGGATTGA
- a CDS encoding ribonuclease HII yields the protein MSAEIVQALLACSVTELTGRFVTQAQPIPQGLLEALEADPRQGAQALAKRLRSRQEKNRAEGQRLRHLLKFETELWERGLLKVAGVDEAGMAPLAGPVVAAAAILPKGYRLKGLDDSKKILDPDKREALAEALKRDVVAWAVGRAEVEEIDQLNIYHAGLLAMRRAVEGLGLTPDYVLVDARTIPQCPAPQRGIIKGDSLSLSIAAASVLAKTTRDRLMAELDAQYPGYGLAAHKGYPTAQHVQAIQALGVLPIHRRSFGPVREALGLAQPSGPVPMQSELFAATPAPMAKR from the coding sequence ATGTCCGCGGAAATTGTGCAGGCACTGCTCGCATGCTCGGTGACCGAGCTGACCGGGCGGTTCGTCACCCAGGCGCAGCCCATCCCCCAAGGCCTGCTCGAAGCGCTGGAGGCAGACCCGCGTCAGGGCGCGCAGGCGCTCGCGAAGAGGCTCCGCTCCCGTCAGGAGAAGAACCGGGCGGAGGGGCAGCGGCTGCGGCACCTGCTGAAGTTCGAAACGGAGTTGTGGGAGCGGGGGCTGCTCAAGGTGGCGGGCGTGGACGAGGCGGGCATGGCGCCGCTCGCGGGCCCCGTCGTCGCGGCCGCGGCCATCCTGCCCAAGGGCTACAGGCTCAAGGGCTTGGATGACTCGAAGAAGATCCTGGACCCGGACAAGCGCGAGGCGCTGGCGGAGGCCCTCAAGCGCGACGTGGTGGCGTGGGCGGTGGGCCGGGCGGAGGTGGAGGAGATTGATCAGCTCAACATCTACCACGCGGGCCTGCTGGCCATGCGGCGCGCGGTGGAGGGGCTGGGGCTGACGCCCGACTACGTGCTGGTGGACGCGCGCACGATTCCCCAGTGCCCGGCTCCGCAGCGGGGCATCATCAAGGGCGACTCGCTGTCGTTGAGCATCGCGGCGGCGTCCGTGTTGGCGAAGACGACGCGCGACCGGCTGATGGCAGAGTTGGATGCGCAGTATCCCGGCTATGGGCTGGCGGCGCACAAGGGCTACCCCACCGCGCAGCATGTGCAGGCCATCCAGGCCCTGGGCGTGCTGCCCATCCACCGCCGGAGCTTCGGTCCGGTGCGCGAGGCGCTCGGGCTGGCGCAGCCCTCCGGGCCCGTCCCGATGCAGTCGGAGCTGTTCGCCGCTACTCCTGCTCCGATGGCGAAGCGATGA
- a CDS encoding DUF885 domain-containing protein: protein MKALRTPSVLAALLLLSPGCTTSRPAARADAQATAPTESPAQVALRGFVDAYFAEHFHRSPMSATSSGVHTYDGELRGFRPEERASHLAFLKDRLAALPRAVDRAALPPGDRADYDILENHLRARILDLETVRGWERNPNTYLGFASNAVYQLINRDFAPLEERMRSALRRMALVPEVFAAAPANLQNPPKLWTEIALEQAKGTRSLYAQTLPQAFAPVKDAALQDAFQAEQARCLAAIDGYIRFLKDDLLPRSNGDFAIGEATYRQKLQYEEGVTDSIDSLLTWGRAEMKRTQAQFAEVAARIAPGKAPMDVYRELGKEHPAGAELVPTTTATLEDIRQFLIDHRIITVPSEVRAKVAETPVFSRALSFASMSTPGPFETKATEAYYYVTPPDPAWNAEQTEQHMSFYNRYALPLVSIHEAYPGHYVQFLWTNRIQSKVRRLLGSGSFSEGWGLYTEQMMLDEGYGGTGPQADRLRMNQLALYLQRLARYMAGLSLHTRGMTYEQAVRLFEQEAYMTHVNAEREARRGTSDPTYLVYALGKKMLMELREEAKVKWGRDFTLQRFHDAVVSHGYPPVPIVRQLMLGEDAAASSSR, encoded by the coding sequence ATGAAGGCACTGCGAACCCCGAGCGTCCTCGCCGCGTTGCTGCTGCTGTCCCCTGGATGCACCACGTCACGCCCCGCGGCCCGGGCGGACGCTCAAGCCACCGCGCCCACCGAGTCACCCGCGCAGGTGGCGTTGCGCGGCTTCGTGGATGCGTACTTCGCGGAGCACTTCCACCGCTCGCCCATGTCCGCCACCTCCTCGGGCGTGCACACGTATGACGGCGAGCTGCGCGGCTTCCGGCCCGAGGAGCGCGCGTCGCACCTGGCGTTCCTCAAGGATCGGCTCGCGGCGCTGCCCAGGGCGGTGGACCGCGCCGCGCTGCCCCCGGGCGACCGGGCCGACTACGACATCCTGGAGAACCACCTCCGCGCGCGCATCCTGGACCTGGAGACGGTGCGAGGGTGGGAGCGCAACCCGAACACCTACCTGGGCTTCGCGTCCAACGCCGTGTATCAGCTGATCAACCGCGACTTCGCGCCGCTGGAGGAGCGGATGCGCTCGGCACTGCGGCGGATGGCGCTGGTGCCGGAGGTCTTCGCGGCGGCCCCGGCGAACCTCCAGAACCCACCGAAGCTGTGGACGGAGATCGCCCTGGAGCAGGCGAAGGGCACGCGCTCGCTCTACGCGCAGACGCTGCCGCAGGCCTTCGCGCCGGTGAAGGACGCCGCGCTTCAAGACGCCTTCCAGGCGGAGCAGGCGCGCTGCCTCGCGGCCATCGACGGGTACATCCGCTTCCTGAAGGATGACCTGCTGCCTCGTTCAAATGGGGACTTCGCCATTGGCGAGGCGACGTACCGCCAGAAGCTCCAGTACGAGGAGGGCGTCACCGACAGCATCGATTCATTGCTGACCTGGGGGCGCGCGGAGATGAAGCGCACGCAGGCGCAGTTCGCGGAGGTGGCCGCGCGGATTGCTCCGGGCAAGGCGCCCATGGATGTGTACCGCGAGCTGGGCAAGGAGCACCCGGCCGGGGCGGAGCTGGTGCCCACCACGACGGCGACGCTGGAGGACATCCGCCAGTTCCTCATCGATCACCGCATCATCACCGTGCCCAGCGAGGTGCGCGCGAAGGTGGCGGAGACGCCGGTGTTCAGCCGCGCGCTGTCCTTCGCGAGCATGAGCACGCCCGGCCCGTTCGAGACGAAGGCGACGGAGGCGTACTACTACGTGACGCCGCCGGACCCGGCGTGGAACGCGGAGCAGACCGAGCAGCACATGAGCTTCTACAACCGCTACGCGCTGCCGCTGGTCTCCATCCACGAGGCGTACCCGGGGCACTACGTGCAGTTCCTCTGGACCAACCGCATCCAGTCCAAGGTGCGCCGGCTGTTGGGCTCGGGTTCCTTCAGCGAAGGCTGGGGCCTCTACACGGAACAGATGATGTTGGACGAGGGCTACGGCGGCACGGGCCCGCAGGCGGACCGGCTGCGGATGAACCAGCTGGCGCTCTACCTCCAGCGGCTCGCGCGCTACATGGCGGGCCTGTCCCTGCACACGCGCGGGATGACGTATGAGCAGGCCGTGCGCCTCTTCGAACAGGAGGCGTACATGACGCACGTCAACGCGGAGCGCGAGGCCCGCCGTGGCACGTCCGACCCGACGTATCTGGTGTACGCGCTGGGCAAGAAGATGCTGATGGAGCTGCGCGAGGAGGCGAAGGTGAAGTGGGGCAGGGACTTCACCCTCCAGCGCTTCCATGACGCCGTGGTCTCCCACGGCTACCCGCCTGTGCCCATCGTCCGCCAGTTGATGCTCGGCGAGGACGCGGCGGCCTCCTCGTCACGGTGA
- a CDS encoding MarR family winged helix-turn-helix transcriptional regulator, with product MPPLTQKAETFSALVLEVFQLNGLLLQAGDRLSAPAGLTSARWQVLGVIDHGPATVAAVARTMGLARQSVQQTADALASDGFVEFVDNPHHQRAKCVALTASGRRALRKVEQAHATWADRMGASLAPALLTAAVEGVREARLRLEEDLAEAERSREK from the coding sequence ATGCCACCGTTGACCCAGAAAGCAGAGACCTTCAGCGCCCTGGTCCTGGAGGTGTTCCAGTTGAACGGGCTGCTGCTCCAAGCCGGAGATCGACTGAGCGCTCCGGCGGGATTGACGAGCGCCCGCTGGCAGGTGCTGGGCGTCATCGACCATGGCCCCGCCACGGTCGCGGCCGTGGCGCGCACGATGGGGCTGGCACGGCAGAGCGTGCAGCAGACCGCGGACGCGCTCGCAAGCGACGGGTTCGTGGAGTTCGTCGACAACCCACATCACCAGCGGGCGAAGTGCGTCGCCCTCACGGCCTCCGGGCGCCGCGCCTTGCGCAAGGTCGAGCAGGCACATGCCACGTGGGCGGACCGGATGGGCGCCAGCCTCGCCCCAGCGCTCCTCACCGCGGCGGTCGAGGGCGTCCGCGAAGCGCGCCTGCGGCTCGAAGAGGACCTGGCCGAAGCGGAGCGCTCCCGTGAAAAGTGA
- a CDS encoding VOC family protein yields MKSDTSIPLLPCVELASTLEFYALLGFKVTYQQRAPNPYAATQRGGAQLHFFGLKGLDPQKAFSSCLIIVDEVEELHARFLDALRKAYGRTPVRGLPRMTRMRKGQTRFTLADPNGNSVMFIRRDEPDGYGDDGDTATSVLGKALKTARRLRDFKGDDAAAARVLDAALKKPDAGTEQERERALADRAELAVALGEVPDAGS; encoded by the coding sequence GTGAAAAGTGACACCAGCATCCCCCTGCTCCCCTGTGTGGAGCTCGCATCGACGCTGGAGTTCTACGCGCTGCTCGGGTTCAAGGTGACGTACCAACAACGGGCACCCAATCCCTACGCGGCGACGCAGCGGGGAGGCGCCCAGCTCCACTTCTTCGGCCTGAAGGGCCTGGATCCCCAGAAGGCCTTCAGCAGTTGTCTGATCATCGTGGACGAAGTGGAGGAACTGCACGCGCGCTTCCTGGACGCGCTGCGAAAGGCCTATGGCCGGACTCCCGTCCGGGGGCTCCCACGAATGACTCGCATGCGGAAGGGGCAGACGCGATTCACCCTCGCCGATCCCAACGGAAACTCGGTCATGTTCATCCGCCGCGATGAACCTGACGGCTACGGCGACGACGGGGACACGGCGACCTCCGTGCTCGGCAAGGCCCTCAAGACGGCCCGGCGCCTGCGCGACTTCAAGGGCGATGACGCGGCCGCCGCCAGGGTCCTGGATGCCGCGCTCAAGAAGCCGGACGCGGGGACGGAGCAAGAGCGGGAACGGGCCCTCGCGGACCGCGCCGAGTTGGCCGTGGCCCTGGGGGAAGTCCCCGACGCCGGGTCGTAG
- a CDS encoding GMC oxidoreductase, translated as MAANYKKFFAGSRNIPKGISLGYPVPGPQEASADQIAGQAFFATPNDWSTIQSSAYDFIVIGTGPTGVAFIEQTLKHNPNARILVLERGGFWLPTHYQMLPLAFQAATGSPPTTYPWTRTTRMATTELEFFQAGYIPVLGGRSTYWSAWCPAPGPDLMRDWPQELIDVTLQPGFWDRARAFLHVTTMDKIHDGVYGSLQHQLDVNLRENFRRHVPSAQNAFPAPIAVGNPPWKGVKFYKYSTVGTLLDLQQSQKALAAQGKGQPLTLVDRCVVDRLVHDGHGTVTALETCRGPLAVSSAKVVLAMGTIPPATLLMNSFKDALPNIGKRYTGHFMSHITARVKRSAFKDLSALEIGAIYLDGKAPNGLQYHVQASAFAAANPEADESTIAHEAPDAAAVASMAQLKGSEDYVVFVCATLGEVSEKNPDNWIRLNGGTDPSTNITLQLQPGVQDHRLWDVLDEATYQTIDVLAGRAGGSGPELEYWVDNPGGNGGQWQPERPAKKDIRLNIIVHEASPLWMGKDPATSVVGLDYRPHGVHNVYVTGGALFPTSGSWNPTLTMCGLAQDLADRLRG; from the coding sequence ATGGCCGCCAATTACAAGAAGTTCTTCGCTGGCTCCCGCAACATCCCGAAGGGCATCTCCCTCGGGTATCCCGTCCCCGGGCCGCAGGAGGCCAGCGCGGATCAGATCGCCGGACAGGCGTTCTTCGCCACGCCCAACGACTGGAGCACCATCCAATCGTCCGCATATGACTTCATCGTGATTGGCACCGGGCCCACCGGCGTGGCCTTCATCGAGCAGACCCTGAAGCACAACCCGAACGCGCGCATCCTGGTGCTGGAGCGGGGCGGCTTCTGGTTGCCCACGCACTACCAGATGCTGCCGCTCGCCTTCCAGGCGGCGACGGGCTCACCGCCCACCACCTATCCCTGGACCCGCACGACGCGGATGGCGACCACGGAGCTGGAGTTCTTCCAGGCCGGCTACATCCCCGTGCTGGGCGGCCGCTCCACCTACTGGAGCGCCTGGTGCCCGGCGCCGGGCCCCGACCTGATGCGCGACTGGCCGCAGGAGCTGATCGACGTCACGCTCCAGCCGGGCTTCTGGGACCGCGCCCGGGCCTTCCTGCACGTCACCACGATGGACAAGATCCACGATGGCGTCTACGGCAGCCTCCAGCACCAGCTCGACGTGAACCTCCGGGAGAACTTCCGCCGGCACGTGCCCTCGGCGCAGAACGCGTTCCCCGCGCCCATCGCCGTCGGCAATCCGCCGTGGAAGGGCGTGAAGTTCTACAAGTACTCCACCGTGGGCACGCTGCTGGACCTGCAGCAATCCCAGAAGGCGCTGGCCGCGCAGGGCAAGGGGCAGCCCCTCACCCTCGTCGACCGCTGCGTCGTCGACCGGCTGGTGCATGACGGCCATGGAACGGTCACCGCGCTGGAGACCTGTCGCGGTCCGCTGGCGGTGAGCTCGGCGAAGGTCGTGCTGGCGATGGGCACCATCCCGCCCGCGACGCTGCTGATGAACTCGTTCAAGGACGCCCTGCCGAACATTGGCAAGCGCTACACCGGGCACTTCATGTCTCACATCACGGCGCGCGTGAAGCGGTCCGCGTTCAAGGACCTGTCCGCGCTGGAGATTGGGGCCATCTATCTGGATGGCAAGGCGCCCAATGGCTTGCAGTACCACGTGCAGGCCAGCGCCTTCGCCGCCGCGAACCCGGAGGCCGACGAGAGCACCATCGCCCACGAGGCCCCGGACGCGGCGGCCGTCGCGTCCATGGCCCAGCTGAAGGGCTCCGAGGATTACGTCGTGTTCGTCTGCGCCACCCTGGGCGAGGTGAGCGAGAAGAACCCCGACAACTGGATCCGCCTGAACGGCGGCACGGACCCCTCCACCAACATCACCCTCCAGCTCCAACCCGGCGTGCAGGACCATCGCCTCTGGGACGTGCTCGACGAGGCGACGTATCAGACCATCGACGTGCTGGCGGGGCGCGCGGGGGGCTCGGGCCCGGAGTTGGAGTACTGGGTGGACAACCCGGGCGGCAACGGCGGCCAGTGGCAGCCGGAGCGGCCGGCGAAGAAGGACATCCGCCTGAACATCATCGTGCACGAGGCTTCGCCGCTCTGGATGGGCAAGGACCCGGCGACGTCGGTGGTCGGCCTGGACTACCGCCCGCACGGCGTCCACAACGTCTACGTGACGGGCGGCGCGCTCTTCCCCACCTCGGGCTCGTGGAACCCCACGCTGACCATGTGCGGCCTGGCGCAGGACCTGGCGGACCGGCTGCGCGGCTGA